AATCGTTTGTTCAACAACTGGCGCAACCACAATTTTCTTTGGCGGCTGAAATTGGATGAGTAGTTGGTGCAAGTTGCGATACAGCGCTTCGGCCAAAACATCAATGTACCCGTCAAACGATTCGAGATGTTCTTCATCCACTACTTTTTCAAGCGTGGCTTTGATCTGAGCATAGAAAGCCGGATCATCTTTGGTCTGCTGCATGTTGGAACTGAACTCAGCGAGTAAAGTTGTTGTGAAGTCTTTTTTGAACACCAGCACGCTGACGGTGACACTCAGCATATTGGCTAACAACAGATTATACGTCTCTTCTGGCAACTGCAGATGTAGCTTAAAGTTATATGGAAAACACGCAAAGAAGGCTTGAATCAACTGATAAATTTCGGGATTATAGCGGTTGTACCGTTCGATCACACGTCGCTCAAGCGGGCCATCACTGACAATATACAGCGGCGCAAAATTAAACAGAAAATAGAGCGCATCGCTTTCCCCTTGTTGCTGCTGCTCAGATAAGCCATCTAAAACTGGATGTCCGTCAGTCAGCGCTTCAGCAATTGGTGAAAACAGATTTGGCATTGGATACCGTAAAATCTGTGAATCCGGATCATGCGTCAACACCTGCCCTGTCAAAATGCGTTGATGTGCCACCGCAATGTAATAGAGCAACAATTCACGTGTAACGACATTCACATCGCCGCCTTTAAAGGCTTTAAGAACGGCATCAAGAATTTCGCTGGCACGCTCATGCGTCATATTTTCAAATGGCCAATCCGCCCCGTTCGTTGCTAACCAATATGTTAACCCCAAAAAAATTCGGATATTTAATTCTGACCCAATAAACGACAATGTCTCATATGAAAATTGAACCCCACTGGTTTTGGCGTAACCACGAATAGGTTTCAGATGTCGCAAAATGGTGGCTTTGGAACTATCGGACGCCATTAAAAAGTCATCAAAGTTTTGATAGCGCTTATATAAAACTGCGTCCAAAAAACGATATGGGTTCGACTTTTTCACCAGATCATAGCGAAATTCATCAATTGGAATGGCAAACAACATTTTAGTGGACGCATGCTTGCGACCCAGTATCTCCTCCAGAGAGTTAACCAACCCAGTGTAGGTATTATAGACACTCCCATAGTTACGATTAGTAATCGC
This genomic window from Lacticaseibacillus paracasei subsp. paracasei contains:
- a CDS encoding helix-turn-helix domain-containing protein — encoded protein: MEANHDIFLSMSDAEKLNLFHAIISARIAQTPVRTQLAGDHAHYSVVGDVNLKQIAAITNRNYGSVYNTYTGLVNSLEEILGRKHASTKMLFAIPIDEFRYDLVKKSNPYRFLDAVLYKRYQNFDDFLMASDSSKATILRHLKPIRGYAKTSGVQFSYETLSFIGSELNIRIFLGLTYWLATNGADWPFENMTHERASEILDAVLKAFKGGDVNVVTRELLLYYIAVAHQRILTGQVLTHDPDSQILRYPMPNLFSPIAEALTDGHPVLDGLSEQQQQGESDALYFLFNFAPLYIVSDGPLERRVIERYNRYNPEIYQLIQAFFACFPYNFKLHLQLPEETYNLLLANMLSVTVSVLVFKKDFTTTLLAEFSSNMQQTKDDPAFYAQIKATLEKVVDEEHLESFDGYIDVLAEALYRNLHQLLIQFQPPKKIVVAPVVEQTITGYIDLLAFLHAIPFVELASPNANLKDADLVITTSVAPVKKVAGKAQIFPWHINVSNDHYGQLYALLRELWDKKVLEDARFIY